The Candidatus Kapaibacterium sp. genome has a segment encoding these proteins:
- a CDS encoding protein-L-isoaspartate(D-aspartate) O-methyltransferase gives MSQQRSQRIDPYAELRHALVEHLRARGIRDERVLGAMERLPRELFVHPAFVHRAYEDVALPLGHNQTISQPYTVAFMTSLLEVQPGDKVLEVGTGSGYQAALLALMGARVYTVECQWELYQRARQLFARLGLPIHMRYGDGSIGWQEHAPYDGIIVTAGAPRIPQPLLEQLALGGRLVIPVGELQSQILVRVRRVSEQDYHYEEFGEFRFVPLVGKEGWQELLYRERPTSSSS, from the coding sequence ATGAGCCAGCAGCGTTCCCAGCGGATAGACCCGTATGCCGAACTGCGCCATGCTTTGGTTGAGCACCTTCGGGCCCGCGGTATCCGAGATGAACGCGTGCTAGGGGCAATGGAGCGCTTGCCGCGGGAACTGTTCGTCCATCCTGCCTTTGTCCACCGTGCTTATGAAGACGTAGCGCTCCCGCTGGGACACAACCAGACGATCTCTCAGCCTTACACAGTTGCCTTCATGACGTCCCTCCTGGAAGTCCAGCCGGGCGACAAAGTCCTGGAAGTCGGAACGGGCAGCGGATACCAAGCAGCGCTCCTGGCCCTCATGGGGGCGCGGGTCTATACGGTGGAGTGCCAGTGGGAGCTCTATCAACGGGCGCGCCAACTCTTTGCCCGGCTGGGGCTCCCGATCCATATGCGCTACGGTGACGGCAGTATCGGCTGGCAGGAGCACGCGCCGTACGATGGCATCATCGTCACGGCTGGGGCACCGCGCATTCCTCAGCCGTTGCTGGAGCAGTTGGCACTCGGTGGGCGCTTGGTGATCCCTGTCGGGGAGCTACAGTCGCAGATCCTGGTGCGTGTACGCCGCGTCAGTGAGCAGGACTACCATTACGAGGAGTTCGGTGAGTTCCGCTTCGTGCCCCTTGTGGGCAAAGAGGGGTGGCAGGAGCTCTTGTATCGGGAACGCCCTACGTCCTCTTCCTCGTAG
- the cdaA gene encoding diadenylate cyclase CdaA — translation MIELFRLGFLRVTVADLIDVGLVAALFYGLYRLLHQTLAFHVLLGFIVLLLLGALVKAGGLTAFGWVVQTLSGIWLVAFVVLFQPELRRMLVQLSRLRLFRLLVRSPLLPVVEEVIEAVSEMAEKHIGALVVFAGSQSTKLVVETGVPIQAVVSKELLLSIFNPRSPLHDGAVVIEGQTLVAARCILPLSATTHVGGYAVGTRHRAALGLSEQVDAVVVVVSEETGHIALAHGGVLEMRLTPAQLRERLQELLGTGEAVEERIETALLR, via the coding sequence ATGATTGAGCTCTTTCGGCTCGGATTCCTGCGGGTTACAGTGGCGGACCTCATAGACGTTGGGCTCGTCGCTGCACTCTTCTATGGGCTCTACCGGCTCCTCCATCAGACGTTGGCATTCCATGTGTTGCTGGGCTTCATCGTGCTGCTCCTCCTCGGGGCTTTGGTGAAAGCTGGTGGGCTGACGGCCTTCGGATGGGTTGTGCAGACGCTCTCAGGGATATGGCTCGTGGCGTTCGTTGTGCTGTTCCAACCAGAGCTGCGGCGTATGCTGGTGCAGCTATCGCGCCTGCGTCTGTTTCGCCTGCTGGTCCGCTCTCCGCTCCTTCCGGTCGTGGAGGAAGTCATTGAGGCCGTCAGCGAGATGGCCGAGAAGCACATTGGGGCGCTTGTGGTCTTCGCTGGCTCGCAGAGTACGAAGCTGGTAGTGGAGACAGGTGTCCCAATCCAGGCTGTCGTCTCCAAGGAGTTGCTGCTCTCCATCTTCAATCCGCGGTCACCGTTGCATGATGGGGCTGTCGTCATCGAGGGGCAGACCTTGGTAGCAGCCCGATGTATCTTGCCGCTGAGCGCGACGACACACGTAGGTGGATATGCTGTCGGGACGCGCCATCGGGCTGCTTTGGGGCTCAGTGAGCAGGTAGACGCCGTTGTGGTCGTCGTTTCTGAGGAGACGGGCCACATTGCGCTCGCGCATGGAGGTGTCTTGGAGATGCGGTTGACACCAGCGCAACTGCGTGAGCGGCTTCAGGAGCTTCTCGGTACAGGGGAGGCAGTCGAAGAGAGGATCGAGACAGCTCTGTTGCGATGA
- a CDS encoding PhoH family protein, with the protein MARRTPSVGMAQQGVCERRIPLLDVDPLALLGTNDSYLQLIEQRLGGSVVVRGNTVILRGEASEVQALELLFQELLYLLRRNGRLSPDDVAMVIDLVTLESCPSAREGVKGEEDVIFVGRQGPVRARTAKQLEYWQKVRTHDIVFAIGPAGTGKTYLAVAMALAALRHGEVARIILSRPAVEAGESLGFLPGDLYEKVDPYLRPLMDALIEMLGADKLRTMMERRTVEVIPLAYMRGRTLSNAFLILDEAQNTTIGQMKMFLTRLGRNSKAIVTGDITQIDLGEPSASGLVDVQAVLKNVPGIAFVYFDRRDVVRHHLVASIIEAYEQRQRQVGGGVAAAASSPSADTE; encoded by the coding sequence ATGGCACGTCGTACTCCCTCCGTCGGTATGGCACAACAGGGAGTGTGTGAGCGGCGTATTCCTCTGCTGGACGTTGACCCGCTGGCACTCTTGGGGACAAACGACAGTTACCTGCAACTCATTGAGCAGCGCCTGGGGGGCTCCGTCGTTGTGCGGGGCAATACGGTCATCTTACGGGGCGAGGCGAGCGAGGTCCAAGCACTGGAGCTCCTCTTCCAAGAGCTTCTCTACTTGCTCCGCCGTAATGGGCGGCTCTCTCCAGACGATGTAGCGATGGTGATTGATCTGGTGACGCTGGAGAGTTGTCCGTCTGCTCGTGAGGGGGTAAAGGGGGAGGAGGATGTCATCTTCGTCGGGCGTCAGGGACCGGTGCGAGCCCGGACTGCTAAGCAGCTAGAGTACTGGCAGAAGGTGCGGACCCATGATATTGTCTTCGCCATTGGGCCGGCAGGGACAGGGAAGACCTACCTGGCGGTAGCGATGGCGTTGGCTGCGTTGCGTCACGGTGAGGTAGCTCGCATCATCCTCTCGCGTCCTGCTGTAGAGGCAGGTGAGTCCTTGGGGTTCTTGCCGGGGGACCTCTACGAAAAGGTAGACCCCTACCTGCGTCCTCTGATGGATGCCCTCATAGAGATGCTCGGCGCTGACAAGCTCCGCACGATGATGGAGCGGCGTACCGTAGAGGTAATCCCGTTAGCATACATGCGAGGGCGGACGCTGAGCAACGCCTTCCTCATCCTAGACGAGGCGCAGAACACCACGATCGGGCAGATGAAGATGTTCTTGACCCGTCTGGGCCGGAACTCGAAGGCGATCGTCACTGGAGACATCACGCAGATCGACCTTGGAGAGCCTTCGGCCTCTGGATTGGTAGATGTGCAGGCTGTGCTGAAGAACGTGCCGGGTATTGCCTTTGTCTACTTTGACCGTCGTGATGTGGTACGCCATCACCTGGTGGCTTCGATCATCGAGGCGTACGAGCAGCGGCAGCGGCAAGTCGGTGGCGGGGTAGCGGCTGCTGCGTCCTCGCCTTCGGCAGACACAGAATGA
- a CDS encoding LysM peptidoglycan-binding domain-containing protein, with protein MVWKLVLGNVVLVVMALAQQPDPTKPDEQLTKAEAEARIREWEEKVNRLRAQFQAASGEVQQLEMQLNRLIQDIRRCNDELYALLGATEADVERFRQRLGVLEGRVRQYQGMSDEALAERRSEIATLEAELNALRAEKLALLPEFYNRIIELARTIRGLYREPKIKTYTVGTWARDRDCLWNISAKPTIYGDPFQWVKIWQANTDQIRNPDIIHPGQVLRVPPPGPKTSEELKAERAYYRKKRLEQQRRAQAGTPAGETPTTTSPTEREPKRGQ; from the coding sequence ATGGTGTGGAAGCTCGTCCTTGGAAACGTTGTCCTCGTGGTAATGGCACTTGCCCAGCAGCCTGACCCGACGAAGCCGGACGAGCAGCTTACCAAAGCTGAAGCCGAGGCCCGCATTCGAGAGTGGGAAGAGAAAGTCAACCGCCTTCGGGCACAGTTTCAGGCAGCGTCCGGTGAAGTACAGCAGCTGGAGATGCAGCTGAACCGACTCATCCAAGACATTCGACGCTGCAACGATGAGCTGTATGCTCTGCTGGGAGCAACTGAGGCAGATGTGGAACGTTTCCGACAGCGGCTTGGCGTCCTAGAGGGGCGGGTGCGCCAGTATCAGGGGATGTCGGATGAGGCTTTGGCAGAGCGGCGCTCGGAGATTGCAACGTTGGAGGCAGAGCTGAATGCCCTGCGAGCTGAGAAGTTGGCGCTATTGCCGGAGTTCTACAATCGGATCATAGAACTGGCACGCACCATTCGTGGACTCTACCGAGAGCCGAAGATCAAGACGTACACTGTCGGCACGTGGGCCCGCGACCGCGACTGCCTCTGGAACATCTCGGCTAAGCCTACTATCTACGGTGATCCGTTCCAGTGGGTGAAGATCTGGCAGGCCAACACGGACCAGATTCGCAATCCAGACATCATTCATCCAGGACAGGTGCTGCGGGTGCCACCGCCGGGGCCGAAGACGTCAGAAGAGCTGAAGGCAGAGCGGGCCTACTATCGAAAGAAGCGTTTGGAGCAGCAGCGACGGGCTCAGGCGGGGACTCCAGCAGGCGAGACACCGACAACGACATCACCGACGGAGCGGGAACCGAAGCGGGGTCAATAA